A single window of Gemmatimonadota bacterium DNA harbors:
- a CDS encoding DUF4402 domain-containing protein, with protein MRRVVLTLAAVATLGAPAAVQAQSSASADATVSATVVAALTLIKNADLDFGPVGPSSIVAVSFMDAAAANWSATGEPNTPVTLTFSPSIILMDAALNPIVFTPDMGSDATTQGSAVAVNSGDSVSLDAGGQHQFWLGGSINVPVTPAGIYSGLFGLTVEY; from the coding sequence ATGCGAAGGGTCGTTCTCACTCTGGCCGCGGTCGCCACGCTGGGCGCGCCGGCGGCCGTGCAAGCGCAGAGCTCGGCGTCGGCCGACGCCACCGTCAGCGCGACGGTCGTCGCCGCGCTCACGCTCATCAAGAACGCCGACCTGGACTTCGGCCCGGTCGGCCCAAGCTCGATAGTAGCCGTCTCCTTCATGGATGCCGCGGCAGCGAACTGGAGCGCCACCGGTGAGCCCAACACGCCCGTGACGCTGACTTTCTCGCCGTCGATCATCCTGATGGACGCCGCTCTGAATCCCATTGTGTTCACCCCGGACATGGGTTCGGACGCCACCACGCAGGGTTCGGCCGTTGCCGTCAACAGCGGCGACTCGGTCAGCCTGGACGCCGGCGGCCAGCACCAGTTCTGGCTGGGCGGCAGCATCAACGTGCCCGTCACTCCAGCGGGCATATACAGCGGTCTCTTCGGTCTCACGGTGGAGTACTAG
- a CDS encoding DUF4402 domain-containing protein yields the protein MRSPVLLAALLALGLSTGARAASAQASATTATTITVDVVAGLSILKISDIDFGVVPAGSGANTLLATDPGAGGFHILGDRGRDVTVTITAPPIITSGGNSLPFAAAASVNETADDPAAATPATVGAGFTMKLRDQAPARNGRLGYVYVHGQITVAPAATPGVYTGVVTITAEL from the coding sequence ATGCGCTCCCCGGTCCTACTCGCCGCGCTGCTCGCGCTCGGTCTCTCGACCGGCGCGCGCGCGGCTTCGGCGCAGGCAAGTGCCACGACGGCGACGACCATTACGGTCGACGTCGTCGCAGGCCTTTCCATCCTCAAGATCAGCGACATCGACTTCGGCGTCGTGCCGGCCGGATCCGGCGCGAACACGCTGCTCGCGACCGATCCCGGCGCGGGCGGGTTCCACATCCTCGGTGATCGCGGCCGCGATGTCACGGTGACGATCACCGCCCCCCCGATCATCACGTCGGGCGGCAACTCGCTGCCTTTCGCGGCCGCCGCGTCGGTCAACGAGACCGCGGACGATCCAGCCGCGGCGACGCCGGCGACGGTAGGCGCCGGCTTCACGATGAAGCTACGCGACCAGGCCCCGGCCAGGAACGGCCGGCTCGGCTACGTCTACGTCCACGGCCAGATCACGGTCGCCCCCGCGGCGACGCCGGGCGTGTACACGGGCGTCGTCACGATCACCGCGGAGCTGTAA
- a CDS encoding Trm112 family protein, whose protein sequence is MSFSDGIRSAYTMHVALTEILQCPACGGGLVLLASDTRGGRALAGSLGCPGCSRTYPVADGIADLRDEGGGATLSPQGAEDPSARGTDEASADEALRLAALLGLDAATEGVVVLVAPRDREAIGLSELLPSLEIVVAAADGANPRAAAEGVSSLLTGARLPLADGRTAALATDAAAHVDPADAVRVVAPGGRIVVTGADDGVAAGLVTAGCEIIASEGGVIVAQRTGAPAPPKLYQLG, encoded by the coding sequence TTGAGCTTTTCCGACGGCATTCGGAGCGCGTACACCATGCACGTGGCCCTGACAGAGATCCTCCAGTGCCCCGCCTGCGGCGGCGGCCTCGTGCTGCTCGCCAGCGATACGCGTGGAGGTCGGGCGCTGGCGGGTTCGCTGGGCTGTCCGGGCTGCTCGCGGACCTACCCAGTGGCCGACGGAATCGCCGATCTGCGCGACGAAGGAGGCGGCGCTACGCTCTCCCCTCAAGGAGCGGAGGATCCATCCGCGCGCGGGACCGACGAGGCCTCGGCCGACGAGGCGCTTCGGCTTGCGGCGCTCCTGGGGCTGGACGCCGCCACAGAGGGCGTCGTCGTGCTGGTGGCCCCCCGCGACCGAGAGGCGATCGGCCTCTCGGAGCTGCTCCCCAGCCTGGAGATCGTCGTCGCCGCCGCCGACGGGGCGAACCCTCGGGCCGCCGCCGAGGGCGTCAGCTCGCTCCTGACCGGCGCCCGCCTGCCGCTCGCGGACGGCAGGACGGCGGCGCTCGCCACCGACGCCGCGGCCCACGTGGATCCGGCTGACGCCGTTCGTGTCGTCGCCCCGGGGGGCCGCATCGTCGTAACCGGCGCCGACGACGGCGTCGCGGCGGGTTTGGTAACGGCCGGCTGCGAGATCATCGCCTCGGAGGGCGGGGTGATCGTCGCCCAACGCACCGGCGCGCCCGCCCCCCCGAAGCTCTACCAGTTGGGCTAG